A region from the Caloramator mitchellensis genome encodes:
- a CDS encoding precorrin-8X methylmutase, which yields MMYIKNPNEIEKRSFEIIMPNLKFTHGELELPVVLRAIHTTGDYEYENILRFKKDAVEVGIKALKEGCKIFTDTRMAYSGINKRTLESINCSIDCFVDNPLVFQRSKEEGITRSMAAVDIAAQNGVDIFVIGNAPTALFRIIEHIKNGTLNPKLIIGVPVGFVGAAESKEELRKIDVPSISTVGTKGGSNVAAAILNAIQYLAVERCL from the coding sequence ATGATGTATATTAAAAATCCTAATGAGATAGAGAAAAGAAGCTTTGAAATTATAATGCCAAATTTAAAATTTACCCATGGCGAATTAGAATTGCCAGTAGTCTTGAGAGCAATTCACACTACAGGCGACTACGAATACGAAAACATATTAAGATTTAAAAAGGATGCAGTAGAAGTTGGGATAAAGGCACTTAAAGAAGGCTGCAAAATATTCACCGACACGCGCATGGCCTATTCTGGGATAAACAAAAGGACACTTGAATCTATAAACTGCAGCATAGATTGTTTTGTAGATAATCCGCTTGTATTTCAAAGGTCAAAGGAAGAGGGAATAACAAGGTCCATGGCTGCCGTTGACATTGCAGCACAGAATGGAGTGGATATATTTGTAATAGGCAATGCCCCAACTGCTCTTTTCAGGATAATAGAGCACATAAAAAATGGAACACTAAATCCAAAGCTTATTATAGGAGTACCTGTAGGATTTGTTGGAGCAGCCGAATCCAAGGAAGAGTTGAGAAAAATAGATGTTCCATCAATTTCAACTGTTGGCACTAAGGGAGGCAGCAATGTTGCAGCAGCTATATTAAATGCAATTCAATATCTGGCGGTGGAAAGATGTTTATAG
- a CDS encoding sirohydrochlorin chelatase: protein MEAILLISHGSRSNEAEKTFFRVAEEFEKFIGMKVYPTFMEFNRPGIEMAIENMYSDGVRKIIAMPYFLYSGIHIKEDVPEMLKCAKEKYNDLIIEFVGPIDFHPLMLEILKERLEDKRVRI, encoded by the coding sequence ATGGAAGCAATATTACTTATAAGCCATGGAAGCAGAAGCAATGAGGCAGAGAAAACATTTTTTAGGGTGGCAGAGGAATTTGAAAAATTCATTGGAATGAAAGTATATCCAACGTTCATGGAGTTTAATAGACCGGGGATAGAGATGGCTATTGAAAATATGTATAGCGACGGAGTTAGAAAAATAATTGCAATGCCATATTTTTTATATTCTGGAATACACATAAAAGAGGATGTCCCAGAAATGTTGAAATGTGCAAAGGAAAAGTATAATGACTTAATCATAGAATTTGTAGGACCAATTGATTTTCATCCATTGATGCTTGAGATACTTAAGGAACGATTAGAGGATAAGAGGGTAAGAATATGA
- a CDS encoding cobyrinate a,c-diamide synthase → MKGIVISAPNSGSGKTILTSGLIKALMDLNYTVFPCKTGPDYIDTAFLGRAAKYMAQNLDMHLQGDIKHAIDVEKDLCIVEGAMGYFDGIYNTFENSSFNIAKNLNLDTVLIYTPKGEMFSAIPKIKGMVDFAGNIKGIIFNRISKHYYELLKSALEQHVDIKVLGFIEEKDDYILQSRHLGLIQSSEIEDIDKKVNTMAENIKKNIDIETMLSLFKDVEAFKKAKYDKTGFRAAIAMDKAFSFYYRENLEILNSLFDVTYFSPIEDDKLPECDFLYLGGGYPEVFKKELSRNKTMLNSIRQYSQNGGYIFAECGGLMYLTKEIDGFEMTGVFDGISYMTDRLQNFGYVDVEIKNDCLIGKKGDKFTGHEFHKSLSQINCVNLLTVKKTMGNRITECGYQVNNTFAMYQHVSFLGSFNIIENIISNMKGE, encoded by the coding sequence ATGAAGGGGATAGTGATTTCAGCACCAAATAGCGGAAGCGGAAAGACCATATTAACATCAGGGTTAATAAAGGCATTAATGGATTTGAATTATACTGTTTTTCCATGCAAGACAGGTCCAGATTACATAGATACAGCATTTTTAGGAAGGGCAGCAAAATATATGGCACAGAACCTTGATATGCATCTTCAGGGGGATATAAAGCATGCCATAGATGTGGAAAAGGACCTTTGTATCGTAGAAGGTGCTATGGGATATTTTGATGGGATATACAATACATTTGAAAATTCAAGCTTTAACATAGCAAAAAATTTAAATTTAGATACTGTTCTAATCTATACTCCTAAGGGCGAGATGTTTTCAGCCATCCCAAAAATTAAGGGTATGGTGGATTTTGCAGGAAATATCAAGGGAATAATATTCAACAGAATATCAAAGCACTATTATGAACTATTAAAGTCAGCTTTAGAACAGCATGTGGATATAAAAGTTCTTGGCTTTATAGAAGAAAAAGATGATTATATTCTTCAATCGAGACACTTAGGACTAATCCAGTCCTCTGAAATTGAAGACATTGATAAAAAGGTTAATACTATGGCTGAAAATATAAAGAAAAATATCGATATAGAGACAATGCTGTCTCTATTTAAGGATGTTGAAGCATTTAAAAAAGCAAAATATGATAAAACAGGTTTCAGGGCAGCTATTGCAATGGACAAGGCTTTTTCATTTTACTATAGGGAGAATTTAGAGATATTGAACTCTTTATTTGATGTTACATATTTTTCGCCTATTGAAGATGATAAATTGCCTGAGTGCGATTTTTTATATCTCGGAGGAGGCTATCCTGAGGTTTTCAAAAAGGAACTTAGCAGAAATAAAACAATGTTAAATTCCATAAGACAATATTCACAAAACGGTGGATATATATTTGCAGAATGTGGAGGATTGATGTATCTAACAAAGGAAATAGATGGGTTTGAAATGACGGGAGTATTTGACGGTATAAGTTATATGACCGATAGGCTGCAAAATTTTGGATATGTAGATGTTGAAATAAAAAATGACTGCCTTATCGGGAAAAAGGGAGATAAGTTTACAGGACATGAATTTCATAAATCATTATCCCAAATTAACTGTGTAAATCTATTGACGGTTAAAAAAACAATGGGAAACAGGATAACAGAGTGCGGATATCAGGTTAATAATACCTTTGCTATGTATCAGCACGTTAGTTTTCTTGGAAGTTTTAATATAATTGAAAATATAATAAGCAATATGAAGGGAGAATAG
- a CDS encoding pyridoxal phosphate-dependent aminotransferase — protein MHGGDIYSHNKKVIDFSSNINPLGVMPELKEYLIKCFDEVSVYPDIKYRRLKKNIADYLNVEPSQVVAGNGAVEIINNFILFFDRVVVFTPCFSEYVLRAKALNKEVRKFKYDSNFEIAIEELKNNIRPKDLIILGNPNNPNGKRIDREVLINLAVITQEKGAFLMLDEAFYEFCPYDYDSIELLKNFDDICIIRAATKFFALPGIRLGYAKVSANWAERYKEIELPWSINSFADAATEIIFKNKDYIKKSKEYINEERQYMLNILSKIKNIVAYKTDANFILIKLLKYDEDFIYNRLLEKGILIRKCSNIDGLDKSYIRIAIKSREYNDLILKELIDILGE, from the coding sequence ATGCACGGAGGAGATATATATTCGCACAATAAAAAAGTTATAGATTTTTCGAGCAACATAAATCCGCTTGGAGTCATGCCTGAGCTTAAGGAATATTTAATTAAATGCTTTGATGAGGTATCTGTTTACCCTGACATTAAATACAGAAGGCTCAAAAAAAATATAGCTGATTATCTAAATGTTGAGCCAAGCCAAGTTGTAGCAGGGAATGGAGCAGTAGAGATTATCAATAATTTTATACTCTTTTTTGATAGAGTAGTTGTATTCACCCCTTGCTTTTCTGAATACGTCCTAAGGGCAAAGGCATTAAATAAAGAGGTCAGAAAATTTAAATATGATTCAAATTTTGAAATCGCCATTGAAGAATTAAAAAACAATATAAGGCCCAAAGACTTAATAATATTAGGAAATCCTAATAATCCAAATGGTAAAAGGATTGATAGGGAAGTGTTAATTAATTTAGCTGTAATCACACAAGAAAAGGGAGCTTTTTTAATGCTCGACGAAGCCTTTTATGAGTTTTGTCCCTATGATTATGACAGCATTGAACTTTTAAAAAATTTTGATGATATATGCATAATAAGGGCTGCAACTAAATTCTTTGCACTTCCAGGAATTAGGCTTGGCTATGCTAAGGTTAGTGCAAACTGGGCAGAAAGATATAAAGAAATTGAACTTCCTTGGAGCATAAACAGTTTTGCAGATGCTGCAACTGAAATAATATTTAAAAATAAGGATTACATAAAAAAAAGCAAAGAATATATAAATGAAGAAAGACAATATATGCTCAACATTTTATCAAAAATAAAAAATATAGTGGCATATAAAACCGACGCAAACTTTATACTTATTAAACTTCTAAAATATGATGAAGACTTTATATATAACAGGCTTTTAGAAAAAGGAATACTGATAAGAAAATGTTCAAACATTGATGGACTCGATAAAAGCTATATTAGGATAGCAATTAAATCAAGGGAATATAACGATTTGATTTTAAAAGAATTAATAGATATATTAGGTGAATGA